The Streptomyces sp. NBC_00344 genome includes a window with the following:
- a CDS encoding sensor histidine kinase, protein MRIVEPPGRVPSSRDQSSPGKPSAPWRTGRRGTGRRLAGRRWSERVRLRTQVLLLQCAVVAVTLASVFAAFAYSNEHRLDREYQLRALAVARTVASEPSVRRTTAEFSAANNRPGSGAAHAARATLAEGTVQTVAEAARVRTGSLFVVVTDDRGIRLAHPEPSQLGRKVSTDPSGALAGREVLARHHAHLGDEVVAKVPVYAPGSTTEVVGEANAGLAASAVQAQFLRVLLGGLGWLVVALLLGVAASAMLAGRWKRLTLGLEPEELAGLVQEQEAVLHGIGEGVLAVDTEGKVTVVNDEARRLLVPGAVPGRDLGELGLTPRVAEALRSPAQGPVMAAVGERVLVISSRKVLRDGRDLGTLLTVKDRTDVESLTRQLDAVQAMSSALRAQRHEFANRLHVVSALARGGHLNETTDYIDTILGTGRLGEALPGIDAVRDSYLRAFLSAKAAQARESGVTLVIGGATWVEGALAAPVDVTTVFGNLVDNAIEAAQHGLRAVKSVEVELMTEDTTLLITVADTGDGVPAVPADDVFTEGVSTKNHASVVGGRGIGLALARQIARTGGGDVYLAEPGGPPPSPGLPDGTRKAGPGARADIDRATEPVSGGAVFVARLHDVMEADQ, encoded by the coding sequence GTGAGAATCGTCGAACCGCCGGGACGGGTGCCGTCTTCCCGGGACCAGTCGTCCCCGGGCAAGCCGTCCGCGCCGTGGCGGACCGGGCGGCGGGGCACCGGCCGGCGGCTAGCCGGCAGACGGTGGTCCGAGCGGGTACGGCTGCGAACCCAGGTGCTGCTGCTGCAGTGCGCGGTGGTCGCGGTCACCCTCGCCAGTGTGTTCGCCGCCTTCGCGTACTCCAATGAGCACCGGCTCGACCGCGAGTACCAGCTGCGGGCGCTCGCGGTGGCCCGGACGGTCGCCTCCGAGCCATCCGTCCGGCGCACCACCGCCGAGTTCTCCGCGGCCAACAACCGCCCGGGAAGCGGCGCGGCACACGCCGCGCGCGCGACGCTCGCGGAAGGCACGGTGCAGACCGTGGCCGAGGCCGCGCGGGTCAGGACCGGGTCGCTGTTCGTCGTCGTCACGGACGACCGGGGCATCAGGCTGGCCCACCCGGAACCCTCGCAGCTGGGCAGGAAGGTGAGCACCGACCCTTCCGGCGCGCTCGCCGGACGCGAAGTGCTGGCGCGGCATCACGCTCACCTCGGTGACGAGGTCGTCGCGAAGGTCCCCGTGTACGCACCAGGCTCGACCACCGAGGTCGTCGGCGAGGCCAACGCCGGGCTCGCCGCATCCGCAGTGCAGGCCCAGTTCCTCCGCGTTCTGCTCGGTGGCCTCGGCTGGCTCGTGGTCGCCCTGCTGCTCGGCGTCGCCGCGTCCGCGATGCTGGCCGGACGGTGGAAGCGCCTGACCCTCGGGCTCGAACCTGAGGAACTGGCCGGACTCGTACAGGAACAGGAAGCGGTCCTGCACGGCATCGGCGAGGGTGTCCTCGCCGTGGACACCGAGGGCAAGGTCACGGTCGTCAACGACGAGGCGCGCCGGCTGCTCGTGCCCGGCGCCGTCCCCGGCCGGGACCTCGGGGAACTGGGGCTGACACCCCGGGTGGCCGAGGCGTTGCGCAGCCCCGCACAGGGCCCGGTCATGGCGGCCGTCGGCGAGCGGGTGCTGGTGATCTCGTCCCGAAAGGTGCTCCGGGACGGCCGCGATCTCGGCACGCTGCTGACCGTCAAGGACCGTACCGATGTGGAGTCCCTGACTCGCCAGCTCGACGCGGTGCAGGCGATGAGTTCGGCGCTGCGCGCGCAGCGCCACGAGTTCGCCAACCGGCTGCACGTCGTCTCCGCGCTGGCCCGCGGCGGGCATCTCAACGAAACCACCGACTACATCGACACGATCCTCGGCACGGGCCGGCTCGGCGAGGCGCTGCCGGGTATCGACGCGGTCCGTGACTCCTATCTGCGCGCCTTCCTGTCGGCGAAGGCCGCGCAGGCGCGGGAGAGCGGGGTCACCCTGGTCATCGGGGGTGCCACCTGGGTCGAAGGCGCCCTCGCAGCGCCCGTGGACGTCACCACCGTGTTCGGCAACCTCGTCGACAACGCGATCGAAGCCGCCCAGCACGGACTGCGCGCCGTGAAGTCCGTCGAAGTGGAACTCATGACGGAGGACACCACCCTGCTCATCACCGTCGCCGACACCGGCGACGGTGTCCCGGCCGTACCGGCGGACGACGTGTTCACCGAAGGCGTGTCGACGAAGAACCACGCCTCGGTCGTGGGCGGACGCGGCATCGGCCTCGCCCTGGCCCGACAGATCGCCCGCACCGGGGGCGGCGATGTGTACCTCGCGGAACCCGGCGGGCCGCCGCCCTCCCCCGGACTCCCTGACGGAACCCGGAAGGCCGGCCCGGGCGCCCGTGCGGACATCGACCGGGCCACCGAACCGGTCTCCGGCGGCGCGGTGTTCGTGGCCCGGCTCCACGACGTCATGGAGGCGGACCAGTGA
- a CDS encoding response regulator transcription factor — protein MTDRVPAPARPPLSVLVVDDDFRVAGIHASMVEGVPGFTVAGTTHTAATALEAIAATTAAGTTIDLALVDIYLPDGCGIDLLHRLDCDTFVLSAAAEGPVVRRALSAGALAYLIKPFPPGLLAEKLRGYARFRQLTDAESVDQSTVEDAYGALRETAARRPARRPTARTVTGDAVLTAVRTSPTPLSAGQVGELIGVSRATAQRYLASLVSSGLLRMSLRYGTTGRPEQEYRMP, from the coding sequence GTGACGGACCGCGTACCCGCACCCGCCCGGCCGCCGCTCTCCGTCCTCGTGGTCGACGACGACTTCCGCGTCGCCGGTATCCACGCCTCGATGGTGGAAGGCGTCCCTGGCTTCACGGTGGCCGGTACAACACACACAGCGGCGACGGCACTTGAGGCCATCGCCGCCACCACGGCCGCCGGCACGACCATCGACCTGGCCCTCGTCGACATCTATCTCCCCGACGGTTGCGGCATCGACCTGCTGCACCGTCTGGACTGCGACACCTTCGTCCTCAGCGCGGCGGCCGAGGGCCCGGTGGTGCGCCGCGCGCTGTCGGCGGGCGCACTGGCCTATCTGATCAAACCGTTCCCACCGGGGCTGCTGGCGGAGAAGTTGCGGGGCTACGCCCGGTTCCGGCAGCTGACGGACGCGGAGTCCGTGGACCAGAGCACCGTCGAGGACGCGTACGGCGCACTGCGGGAGACCGCCGCCCGCCGCCCCGCTCGCCGGCCCACGGCCCGTACCGTGACCGGTGACGCGGTGCTGACGGCCGTCCGGACCTCCCCGACGCCGCTGTCCGCAGGACAGGTCGGCGAACTGATCGGCGTCTCACGCGCCACCGCACAGCGCTACCTCGCCTCGCTCGTCTCCTCGGGCCTCCTGCGGATGAGCCTGCGCTACGGGACGACGGGGCGGCCGGAGCAGGAGTACCGGATGCCGTGA
- a CDS encoding LysR family transcriptional regulator, with product MRTEQLEYISAVTRLGSLRRAAEELRMSQPALSETVRNLERELGVDLLERKRSGSTMSAQGQELLPHIASVLEALDRLRAAAGEQHRISRMVRVGTVNAATVPLLVPVVRDFRATHPVTQVEVVGVQQTEIQRALSEGGFDLGLVNHLDGDDVPAGLETSRLLRGRPVACMHPGSPLASRTAITVEELLSEPLVAMRSGYVMHRFVHRLLAGRDPVFSYSTDGAEMGKLMVAEGLGVTVLPDFSVIGDPLERLGRITHRPLADDSTHVLLMLQRRKGDAVPQAAQDLHQGFVRRARELNGVSDLVAPTACSAGA from the coding sequence ATGCGGACCGAACAATTGGAATACATCTCCGCGGTGACACGGCTCGGTTCTCTCCGTCGGGCGGCGGAGGAGCTGCGCATGTCGCAGCCCGCGTTGAGCGAGACGGTCAGAAATCTGGAACGGGAGCTGGGCGTCGACCTCCTGGAGCGCAAGCGGTCCGGATCGACGATGAGCGCACAGGGGCAGGAGCTGCTGCCGCACATCGCGAGCGTGCTGGAAGCGCTGGACCGGCTCCGGGCCGCAGCCGGCGAGCAGCACCGGATCAGCCGCATGGTGCGGGTCGGCACGGTGAACGCGGCAACCGTGCCGCTGCTCGTGCCGGTGGTACGGGACTTCCGCGCGACGCATCCGGTCACACAGGTCGAGGTGGTCGGTGTACAGCAGACAGAGATCCAACGAGCCCTCTCCGAGGGCGGCTTCGACCTCGGACTGGTCAACCACCTGGACGGCGACGACGTACCCGCTGGCCTCGAGACATCCCGGCTCCTGCGCGGCCGGCCGGTGGCCTGCATGCACCCCGGCAGCCCCCTCGCCTCCCGTACGGCGATCACCGTGGAAGAGCTCCTCAGCGAACCTCTGGTCGCGATGCGCTCCGGTTACGTCATGCACCGGTTCGTGCACCGGCTCCTGGCAGGCCGGGACCCGGTCTTCTCGTACTCCACCGACGGCGCCGAGATGGGCAAGCTGATGGTGGCCGAAGGACTCGGTGTCACGGTCCTGCCGGACTTCAGCGTGATCGGCGATCCGCTGGAGAGGCTCGGCAGGATCACCCACCGACCGCTCGCGGACGACTCGACCCACGTACTGCTGATGCTGCAACGCCGGAAGGGCGACGCGGTCCCGCAGGCGGCGCAGGACCTGCACCAGGGATTCGTGCGCAGGGCCAGAGAGTTGAACGGGGTATCAGATCTCGTCGCTCCGACAGCATGCTCGGCCGGGGCCTGA
- a CDS encoding putative leader peptide translates to MNKRLDLTRRRHVDLARVSSASCRSCGLTR, encoded by the coding sequence ATGAACAAGCGACTGGACCTCACGCGGCGACGCCATGTCGACCTCGCTCGCGTCTCCAGCGCCTCCTGTCGTTCCTGCGGCCTGACTCGCTGA
- the sfnG gene encoding dimethylsulfone monooxygenase SfnG yields the protein MPAPLKFAYWVPNVSGGLVTSNIEQRTDWGYDYNRELAVLAENNGFDYALSQVRYMASYGAEYQHESTSFSLVLLLATERLKLIAAVHPGLWHPGVLAKFGATADHLSRGRFAVNVVSGWFKGEFTALGEPWLEQDERYRRSEEFIRALRQLWTEDHTELAGDFYRLRDFTLKPKPLNSPERPHPEIFQGGNSTAARAMAGRVSDWYFSNGKDFAGVTEQLDDVRKSAAEAGRSAPKFGLNGFLIARDTEAEARETLREIVARADTEAVDGFGAAVKQAGRSAADGKGMWQDSSFEDLVQYNDGFRTGLIGTPEQIAERIVAYKKLGVDMLLLGFLHYHEEVEYFGRRVLPLVRELESQLPDGEAGSAPVPA from the coding sequence ATGCCCGCGCCCCTCAAATTCGCCTATTGGGTTCCCAATGTCAGCGGCGGCCTGGTCACCAGCAATATCGAACAGCGCACCGACTGGGGTTACGACTACAACCGGGAACTCGCCGTCCTCGCCGAGAACAACGGCTTCGACTATGCCCTCAGCCAGGTCCGCTACATGGCCAGCTACGGAGCCGAGTACCAGCACGAGTCCACCAGCTTCAGCCTCGTCCTGCTGCTGGCCACCGAGCGGTTGAAGCTCATCGCCGCCGTACACCCCGGCCTGTGGCATCCGGGCGTCCTCGCCAAGTTCGGTGCCACCGCGGACCACCTCTCCAGAGGGCGATTCGCCGTCAATGTCGTCAGCGGCTGGTTCAAGGGCGAGTTCACCGCCCTGGGCGAGCCCTGGCTGGAGCAGGACGAGCGATACCGCCGCTCGGAGGAGTTCATCCGCGCGCTCCGTCAGCTCTGGACCGAGGACCACACCGAACTCGCCGGCGACTTCTACCGGCTGCGCGACTTCACCCTCAAGCCCAAGCCGCTGAACTCACCCGAGCGCCCCCATCCGGAGATCTTCCAGGGCGGCAACTCCACGGCCGCGCGCGCCATGGCCGGCCGTGTATCCGACTGGTACTTCTCCAACGGCAAGGACTTCGCCGGGGTCACCGAGCAGCTCGACGACGTACGCAAGTCCGCCGCCGAAGCGGGCCGCAGCGCACCGAAGTTCGGCCTCAACGGCTTCCTCATCGCCCGTGACACGGAGGCCGAGGCGCGCGAGACGCTGCGCGAGATCGTCGCCCGGGCAGACACCGAGGCCGTCGATGGCTTCGGCGCGGCCGTCAAGCAGGCCGGCCGGTCCGCCGCGGACGGCAAGGGCATGTGGCAGGACTCCTCCTTCGAGGACCTGGTGCAGTACAACGACGGCTTCCGTACCGGGCTCATCGGGACGCCGGAGCAGATCGCCGAGCGGATCGTCGCGTACAAGAAGCTCGGCGTCGACATGCTCCTCCTGGGCTTCCTGCACTACCACGAGGAGGTCGAGTACTTCGGCCGGCGGGTCCTGCCCCTGGTCCGTGAACTGGAGTCCCAGCTTCCCGACGGCGAAGCCGGGTCCGCGCCCGTCCCCGCCTGA
- a CDS encoding acyl-CoA dehydrogenase family protein, translating to MSTVTPVDWQTRTAPQSAEEWIARATEVATVLATDAAARDHAGATPHAEVQLLKESGLVTLLGPVAHGGAGQDWTTAYRVVREVSKADGSIGQLLGYHYLWNWAARLVGTREQWEHVEAEAARHRWFFGGAVNPRDADVLVTEDGDDLVLTGRKTFSTGSRISDVTVLEGVFEGTDQHVFAIVPSDSDGLTFHDDWDNIGQRLTESGGVTLDGVRTPWSSAAGYVDKKFQPRIYNTLNVPTIQLVFVNFYLGIAAGALQTAATYTREKTRPWLHGGHERAADEPYVIDVYGDLTAKLWAVEALADAVAAEGQRLHEDPDAVTEQARGEFEVRVAAVKARATDVALEVSSRIFEVTGARSTASAEGLDRFWRNVRTHTLHDPVSYKRREVGRWVLSGELPEPTWYS from the coding sequence ATGAGCACTGTCACGCCCGTCGACTGGCAGACCCGTACCGCTCCGCAGTCCGCCGAGGAATGGATCGCCCGCGCCACCGAGGTCGCAACCGTCCTCGCCACCGACGCCGCCGCCCGCGACCACGCGGGTGCCACCCCGCACGCCGAGGTCCAACTCCTCAAGGAATCCGGCCTGGTGACCCTGCTCGGCCCCGTCGCGCACGGTGGCGCGGGTCAGGACTGGACGACCGCCTACCGGGTGGTCCGCGAGGTCTCCAAGGCCGACGGTTCCATCGGCCAGCTCCTCGGCTACCACTACCTGTGGAACTGGGCCGCCCGCCTGGTGGGCACCCGCGAACAGTGGGAGCACGTGGAGGCCGAGGCCGCCAGGCACCGCTGGTTCTTCGGCGGAGCCGTCAATCCGCGCGACGCGGACGTCCTCGTGACCGAGGACGGCGACGACCTGGTCCTCACCGGTCGAAAGACCTTCTCCACCGGCAGCAGGATCTCGGACGTCACCGTTCTGGAAGGCGTCTTCGAGGGCACCGACCAGCACGTCTTCGCAATCGTGCCCTCCGACAGCGACGGCCTGACCTTCCACGACGACTGGGACAATATCGGCCAGCGGCTCACCGAGAGCGGCGGCGTCACCCTCGACGGCGTCCGCACCCCGTGGTCCTCCGCGGCCGGATACGTCGACAAGAAGTTCCAGCCGCGCATCTACAACACCCTCAACGTCCCCACCATCCAGCTGGTCTTCGTCAACTTCTACCTCGGCATCGCGGCCGGCGCGCTGCAGACGGCCGCCACCTACACACGCGAGAAGACCCGCCCCTGGCTGCACGGAGGCCATGAGCGCGCCGCCGACGAGCCGTACGTCATCGACGTCTACGGCGACCTCACCGCGAAGCTGTGGGCGGTCGAGGCTTTGGCCGACGCCGTCGCCGCCGAGGGGCAGCGACTGCACGAGGACCCCGACGCGGTCACCGAGCAGGCACGTGGCGAATTCGAGGTACGGGTGGCCGCGGTCAAGGCCCGAGCCACCGATGTCGCCCTGGAAGTCTCCAGCCGCATCTTCGAGGTCACCGGGGCCCGCTCCACCGCCAGCGCCGAGGGCCTGGACCGGTTCTGGCGCAACGTGCGCACCCACACCCTCCACGACCCGGTCTCCTACAAGCGCCGCGAGGTCGGACGCTGGGTCCTGAGCGGTGAGCTGCCCGAACCGACCTGGTACTCCTGA
- the ssuE gene encoding NADPH-dependent FMN reductase: protein MATVLSVSGSPSASSRTGRLLRHLDARVAAQGHEVIPLDVRTIPAEALLGADFRHPAIIEATELFARADGVVIGTPVYKAAYSGVLKALLDLLPQYALAGKTVLPLATGGTTAHVLAIDYALRPVLSSMGAAHIVQGWFTLDKDLTAHEDGSLTVAPAASEALSQVLDQFVTALGRAPLLAVAG, encoded by the coding sequence ATGGCCACCGTCCTGTCCGTCTCCGGCAGCCCCTCTGCCTCCTCCCGCACGGGAAGACTGCTGCGCCACCTGGATGCGCGCGTCGCCGCCCAGGGCCACGAGGTGATCCCGCTCGACGTCCGCACCATCCCCGCCGAAGCGCTGCTCGGCGCCGACTTCCGCCACCCCGCGATCATCGAGGCCACCGAGCTCTTCGCCCGCGCCGACGGGGTCGTCATCGGCACCCCCGTCTACAAGGCGGCATACTCCGGCGTCCTCAAGGCCCTCCTCGACCTGCTTCCGCAGTACGCCCTCGCGGGAAAGACCGTGCTCCCCCTGGCCACCGGCGGTACCACGGCACACGTCCTGGCCATCGACTACGCCCTGCGCCCGGTGCTCAGCTCCATGGGCGCCGCTCACATCGTCCAGGGCTGGTTCACCCTCGACAAGGACCTCACCGCCCACGAGGACGGTTCCCTGACTGTAGCTCCGGCCGCGAGCGAGGCGCTGTCCCAGGTCCTCGACCAGTTCGTGACGGCCCTCGGCCGTGCGCCACTGCTGGCCGTGGCGGGCTGA
- a CDS encoding SfnB family sulfur acquisition oxidoreductase, which translates to MTAHVIANDAEALTVAASLAEEFRADASARDVGRRLPRAELDRLSASGLLAVTVPAEHGGADVSAETLAEIFRLLAAADASLAQIPQSHFAYVNVIRRQGTDEQQKFFFAELLSGARLGNAQSEAGTKHVQDIRTRLERRPDGSYDLTGVKHYSTGALFAHWIPVLARTDDETLQVAYVPRDAPGLTVVDDWDGLGQRTTASGTVRLEGVRVPADRVLPHHLTFEGPQLHGAVAQLLHAAIDTGIAGAALAEAAQFVRTKSRPWFESGVGSAAEDPLLIQRFGELSVQVRAAKALLGDAARTVDTARVDLTDDSAAEASIAVAAAKVLAAQTAVEVAGALFEVAGTRSALNSLNLHRYWRDARTHTLHDPVRWKIQHIGRHVLNNTRPPRHGLL; encoded by the coding sequence ATGACCGCACACGTCATCGCCAACGACGCGGAGGCCCTCACGGTCGCCGCCTCGCTGGCTGAGGAGTTCCGCGCCGACGCCTCCGCGCGGGACGTTGGACGCCGCCTGCCGCGTGCGGAGCTGGACCGGCTCTCCGCGTCCGGGCTGCTCGCCGTCACCGTCCCCGCCGAACACGGCGGGGCCGACGTCTCCGCGGAGACCCTCGCCGAGATCTTCCGGCTGCTGGCCGCCGCCGACGCCAGCCTCGCCCAGATCCCGCAGAGCCACTTCGCCTACGTCAACGTGATCCGACGCCAGGGAACCGACGAACAGCAGAAGTTCTTCTTCGCCGAACTGCTCTCCGGGGCACGCCTGGGCAACGCCCAGTCGGAGGCGGGCACCAAGCACGTCCAGGACATCCGCACCCGCCTGGAACGGCGGCCCGACGGCTCGTACGACCTGACCGGAGTCAAGCACTACTCCACCGGCGCCCTCTTCGCCCACTGGATCCCCGTCCTGGCCCGCACGGACGACGAGACCCTGCAGGTGGCCTACGTGCCCCGGGACGCCCCGGGCCTCACCGTCGTCGACGACTGGGACGGCCTGGGCCAGCGCACGACCGCGAGCGGCACCGTGCGCCTGGAGGGCGTACGGGTTCCGGCCGACCGCGTCCTACCGCACCACCTCACCTTCGAAGGCCCGCAACTCCACGGCGCGGTCGCGCAGTTGCTGCACGCGGCGATCGACACCGGTATCGCCGGAGCCGCCCTCGCAGAGGCGGCCCAGTTCGTACGGACCAAGAGCCGCCCCTGGTTCGAGAGCGGCGTTGGATCGGCCGCCGAGGATCCGCTGCTGATCCAGCGGTTCGGCGAACTCTCCGTCCAGGTCAGGGCTGCAAAGGCACTGCTGGGTGACGCGGCGCGGACCGTGGACACCGCCCGAGTCGACCTCACCGACGATTCGGCGGCCGAGGCGTCGATCGCCGTGGCAGCCGCCAAGGTACTGGCCGCGCAGACCGCCGTGGAGGTGGCGGGCGCCCTCTTCGAGGTGGCCGGGACCCGCTCCGCCCTCAACTCCCTCAACCTGCACCGGTACTGGCGCGACGCCCGCACCCATACGCTCCACGATCCGGTCCGCTGGAAGATCCAGCACATCGGACGCCACGTACTCAACAACACCCGGCCGCCCCGCCACGGCCTGCTCTGA
- a CDS encoding LLM class flavin-dependent oxidoreductase: MSLTFHWFLPTNGDSRHVVGGGHGTPATASGRDRPPTVAYLSQIARAAEDLGFVGALTPTGAWCEDAWLATAMVAQHTERLKFLVAFRPGFVSPTLAAQMASTFQRQTGGRLLLNVVTGGESHEQRAYGDFLDKNARYRRTGEFLGIVRALWEGKTVDLPGEHLSVEGARLARTPDPVPEVYFGGSSPIAGEIAAQHVDVYLTWGEPPTQVAEKITRIRELAARQQRSVRFGIRLHVITRDTSEQAWAEAGRLLEGFDQKTVASVQAGLARSESEGQQRMLALHSGGDRHGLEIHPNLWAGIGLVRGGAGTALVGSHAEVAERIKEYAALGIDEFILSGYPHLEEAYWFGEGVLPRLASEGLWQHPFEKSAARAVQVPFA, encoded by the coding sequence GTGTCCCTCACCTTCCACTGGTTTCTGCCCACCAACGGCGACAGCCGCCATGTCGTCGGCGGCGGTCACGGAACGCCGGCCACCGCCAGCGGACGGGACCGGCCCCCGACGGTGGCCTACCTGAGCCAGATCGCCCGCGCCGCCGAAGACCTGGGCTTCGTGGGCGCACTCACCCCCACCGGCGCCTGGTGCGAGGACGCGTGGCTGGCCACGGCGATGGTGGCCCAGCACACCGAGCGGCTGAAGTTCCTGGTCGCCTTCCGCCCCGGCTTCGTCTCCCCCACGCTCGCCGCCCAGATGGCCTCCACCTTCCAGCGGCAGACGGGAGGCAGGCTCCTGCTCAACGTGGTCACCGGCGGCGAGAGCCACGAACAGCGCGCCTACGGCGACTTCCTCGACAAGAACGCCCGCTACCGCCGCACCGGAGAGTTCCTGGGGATCGTCCGGGCCCTGTGGGAAGGCAAAACGGTCGACCTGCCAGGCGAGCACCTCAGCGTCGAGGGCGCGAGGCTGGCACGCACGCCGGATCCAGTCCCCGAGGTCTACTTCGGCGGCTCCTCGCCGATCGCCGGCGAGATAGCGGCCCAGCACGTCGACGTGTACCTCACCTGGGGCGAACCTCCCACACAGGTAGCCGAGAAGATCACCCGGATCCGGGAGCTCGCCGCGAGACAGCAGCGCTCGGTACGGTTCGGCATCCGGCTGCACGTCATCACCAGGGACACGTCCGAGCAGGCGTGGGCCGAGGCCGGCCGGCTCCTGGAGGGCTTCGACCAGAAGACTGTGGCATCCGTGCAAGCAGGACTTGCCCGCAGCGAGTCCGAAGGACAGCAGCGGATGCTCGCACTGCACAGCGGTGGGGACCGGCACGGCCTGGAGATCCACCCCAACCTCTGGGCAGGGATCGGCCTGGTGCGCGGCGGCGCGGGCACCGCCCTCGTCGGCAGCCACGCAGAGGTCGCCGAGCGAATCAAGGAGTACGCGGCCCTCGGCATCGACGAGTTCATCCTCTCCGGCTATCCGCACCTGGAGGAGGCGTACTGGTTCGGTGAGGGCGTGCTGCCCCGGCTGGCCTCAGAGGGCCTGTGGCAGCACCCGTTCGAGAAGAGTGCAGCTCGGGCTGTCCAGGTGCCCTTCGCCTGA
- a CDS encoding DUF4232 domain-containing protein: MKHTRIAALAAISLAATLSLTACSGDGSGKDSSAKGDSTPSSAGSSSSSDGGSKPGGGSNSGDSTADNTKPDSGGQGTQAGTRPGSTNGAATTSNKVAFCKTEDLAIDATNAAPDKTSGRINITMINRGSATCSATGFAGVDIKDADHTSNPIERGPAQPRITILKPGDAAIFDLAYTIDTTGNSLSTPTNILVTPPNETHTVSLNWPAAAGQIKGAYTDVQVYPTHTTK; encoded by the coding sequence ATGAAGCACACCCGCATCGCCGCTCTCGCCGCCATCAGCCTCGCCGCCACCCTCTCCCTCACCGCCTGCAGCGGTGACGGCTCCGGCAAGGACTCCTCCGCCAAGGGCGACTCCACCCCGTCCTCGGCCGGGTCTTCTTCGTCCTCGGACGGTGGCTCGAAGCCGGGGGGCGGCTCGAACTCCGGCGACTCGACCGCCGACAACACGAAGCCGGACTCCGGCGGCCAGGGCACCCAGGCGGGCACCCGTCCCGGCAGCACGAACGGCGCCGCGACGACCAGCAACAAGGTCGCGTTCTGCAAGACCGAGGACCTGGCCATCGACGCCACCAACGCCGCGCCCGACAAGACCTCCGGCCGGATCAACATCACCATGATCAACCGGGGTTCGGCCACCTGCTCGGCCACCGGCTTCGCCGGCGTCGACATCAAGGACGCCGACCACACATCGAACCCCATCGAGCGCGGCCCGGCCCAGCCGCGCATCACCATCCTCAAGCCCGGCGACGCCGCGATCTTCGACCTCGCCTACACCATCGACACCACCGGCAACAGCCTCTCCACCCCGACCAACATCCTGGTCACGCCCCCGAACGAGACCCACACCGTCAGCCTGAATTGGCCCGCCGCCGCCGGCCAGATCAAGGGCGCCTACACCGACGTCCAGGTCTACCCCACCCACACCACCAAGTAG
- a CDS encoding methyltransferase family protein has translation MQVSQAVYVVAKLNMPTMLDEAGGPLPVSALAERCGAHIEPLRRLLRALAARPPCGRARYGRWFPAGRQD, from the coding sequence ATTCAGGTCTCCCAGGCCGTCTACGTCGTGGCCAAGCTGAACATGCCGACGATGTTGGACGAGGCTGGCGGTCCGCTTCCGGTGAGCGCACTGGCCGAGAGATGCGGCGCGCACATCGAGCCGTTGCGCCGCCTGCTGCGGGCGCTCGCAGCACGACCGCCGTGCGGTCGGGCACGGTACGGGCGCTGGTTTCCAGCAGGCCGGCAAGATTGA